One bacterium DNA window includes the following coding sequences:
- a CDS encoding ABC transporter permease: MISLIPRERQVGWAVWAVPALSILAAFIAGGVVLGLAGVSPLVAYGELLSDPFGSGFGLTETLVKATPLILAGLAVLLPARMKLWNIGAEGQLQLGAIGASYVALFTPLGHSPVAVPAVILAGMAAGAAWCLVPAALRAWLNVNETITTLLLNYVALLWVDYLIYGPWRDPANRGFPLSATFPPAARLPVLIPGTRVHLGLLLALVAAGAVWLVLTRTRWGLEIRVIGDNPEAARYAGISLVRNTLLVMGAAGALAGLAGVGEASAIAGRLQQGLSPGYGYTAIIVAWLARLNPVAVLLVSVLLGGLFLGGDALQISLGLPIAMVNMLQGLIFFFVLGGDVLVGSRVAIGRRGAGRPRPGGS; the protein is encoded by the coding sequence GTGATCTCGTTGATCCCCCGCGAACGCCAGGTCGGGTGGGCGGTCTGGGCGGTGCCCGCGCTCTCGATCCTGGCGGCGTTCATCGCCGGGGGGGTCGTCCTCGGTCTGGCGGGGGTCAGCCCCCTCGTTGCGTACGGGGAGCTGCTGAGCGATCCGTTTGGCAGTGGGTTCGGCCTGACCGAAACGCTGGTGAAGGCTACCCCGCTCATCCTGGCGGGGCTGGCGGTCCTCCTCCCCGCACGGATGAAGCTGTGGAACATCGGGGCCGAAGGCCAGCTTCAACTCGGGGCGATCGGCGCGAGCTACGTGGCGCTGTTCACGCCCCTGGGGCATTCCCCGGTGGCCGTTCCCGCTGTGATCCTGGCGGGGATGGCCGCGGGGGCGGCGTGGTGCCTGGTGCCCGCCGCCCTGCGCGCGTGGCTCAACGTGAACGAGACCATCACGACCCTGCTGCTCAACTACGTCGCGCTGCTGTGGGTCGACTACCTGATCTACGGGCCGTGGAGGGATCCCGCCAACCGTGGGTTTCCGCTGTCCGCGACCTTCCCTCCCGCGGCGAGGCTCCCGGTGCTGATTCCCGGCACTCGAGTCCATCTCGGCCTGCTGCTCGCCCTGGTGGCCGCAGGGGCGGTTTGGCTGGTGCTCACCCGGACCCGCTGGGGTCTGGAGATCCGCGTGATCGGCGACAACCCGGAGGCCGCGCGGTACGCCGGGATCAGTTTGGTCCGCAACACGCTGCTGGTCATGGGCGCCGCGGGGGCGCTCGCCGGACTCGCGGGCGTGGGGGAGGCGTCGGCGATCGCCGGGCGGCTGCAGCAGGGTCTCTCTCCCGGATACGGGTACACCGCGATCATCGTGGCCTGGCTGGCGAGGCTGAACCCGGTCGCGGTGCTCCTCGTGTCGGTCCTGCTCGGGGGTCTCTTCCTCGGCGGGGACGCGCTGCAGATCTCGCTCGGGCTGCCGATCGCGATGGTCAACATGCTGCAGGGATTGATCTTCTTTTTCGTGCTGGGAGGCGACGTGCTCGTCGGCTCTCGCGTCGCCATCGGACGGCGCGGGGCGGGACGCCCCCGGCCCGGGGGATCGTGA
- a CDS encoding ABC transporter permease, which translates to MGLVTVAVLAAAVRAGTPVLFATLGEIIAERAGILNLGVEGMMLVGALAGFIVTSRTGNPWAGAAAAGAVGGGLSLIHAFLSITLRANQVASGLALTIFGTGLSAFLGKGYVGVPAAGFQPASLPLLDRIPVLGPALFQQDALVYLSYVVVPAAWYILYRTRWGLEIRAVGERPEAADAMGIDVARTRYACVAVGGILAGLGGTFLSTAYTSMWIENMTAGRGWIAVALVIFATWDPLRAVAGAYLFGGVNALQLHIQATGTTLPTYLLLMTPYVFTIVVLVVATQETARKRLGAPAALSVPYSRSG; encoded by the coding sequence ATGGGCTTGGTGACCGTGGCCGTCCTCGCCGCGGCGGTGCGGGCGGGTACGCCCGTGCTGTTCGCGACGCTGGGCGAGATCATCGCGGAGCGGGCCGGGATCCTCAACCTCGGGGTCGAGGGCATGATGCTCGTGGGGGCGCTCGCGGGGTTCATCGTCACGTCCCGCACGGGAAACCCCTGGGCCGGGGCCGCCGCCGCCGGGGCGGTCGGAGGGGGCCTCAGCCTGATTCACGCATTTCTCAGCATCACCCTCCGCGCCAATCAGGTGGCGAGCGGGTTGGCCCTCACGATCTTCGGGACCGGGCTCTCCGCGTTCTTGGGCAAGGGGTACGTCGGCGTGCCGGCCGCCGGGTTCCAGCCCGCGTCGCTTCCGCTCCTCGACCGGATCCCCGTCCTCGGCCCGGCGCTCTTTCAGCAGGACGCGCTCGTCTACCTCAGCTACGTCGTCGTCCCCGCCGCATGGTACATCCTGTACCGCACCCGGTGGGGGCTCGAGATCCGGGCGGTCGGCGAGCGCCCAGAGGCCGCCGACGCGATGGGCATCGACGTGGCCCGCACGCGGTACGCTTGTGTCGCCGTCGGGGGGATCCTGGCCGGCCTCGGCGGCACGTTTCTGTCCACCGCCTACACCAGCATGTGGATCGAGAACATGACGGCCGGGCGGGGGTGGATCGCGGTGGCGCTCGTGATCTTCGCGACCTGGGACCCTCTGCGCGCGGTCGCGGGGGCCTATCTCTTTGGGGGGGTGAACGCCCTCCAACTGCACATCCAGGCCACCGGGACCACCCTGCCCACCTACCTCCTGCTCATGACGCCGTACGTGTTCACGATCGTGGTCCTGGTCGTCGCCACCCAAGAAACGGCGCGCAAGCGCCTCGGCGCCCCCGCGGCGTTGAGTGTGCCCTACAGCCGGTCGGGGTGA